The following proteins are encoded in a genomic region of Pectinophora gossypiella chromosome 6, ilPecGoss1.1, whole genome shotgun sequence:
- the LOC126367930 gene encoding transmembrane protease serine 13-like produces the protein MPLEDEIVPRRRLTSRDEPSRAEPSRAEPSRAEPSRAETSRDEPRRAETSRAEPRRAETSRDEPRRAETSRAEPRRAETSRDEPRRAEPSRAEPSRAEPSRAEPSRYKPGAQPEREPGVQPERDVASRVGTTSDTANDVAAKGRRCDVRRQLRE, from the coding sequence atgcctcttgaagacgagatcgttccacgaagacgactgacgagccgagacgagccgagccgagccgagccgagccgagccgagccgagccgagccgagccgagccgagccgagacgagccgagacgagccgagacgagccgagacgagccgagccgagccgagacgagccgagacgagccgagatgagccgagacgagccgagacgagccgagccgagccgagacgagccgagacgagccgagacgagccgagacgagccgagccgagccgagccgagccgagccgagccgagccgagccgagccgagccgagccgatacaagccgggagcgcagccggagagagagccgggagtgcagccggagagagacgtcgcttcacgcgtcggcacaacgagcgacacagccaacgacgtcgcggcgaagggcaggaggtgcgacgttcgtcggcagctaagggaatag